Within the Gloeobacter kilaueensis JS1 genome, the region TCGTACCACTGCTCGACCTCGGCGCGCACCGCCTCGTCCTGCTCAATCAGATCGACTGCCCGCCAGGCTAGATCGTCGTAGTCGAGCTTGCCGGTGCGATTTAACTCAGCCTGGTAGCTGCGGTAGACCGGCAGCGCCCAGGCAAGAAAACCTTCTCCCTCCGCCTCGATCGAGCCGGGTGCCAGGCGGTAGCTCTTGGCTGAGCGGATCACCTCGCGGCACATCGCCTTAAAGCCCCGGCTGAAGGCGGCGCGGTTGCGGGCCATCCGCTCAGCCTGCTGGGCCTGGGGCAACAGCGGCTCCCAGATCCGACTGTGGTTGCGCAGCCACGACTGGGTGAGGCGGCTGATAAAGCGCTCCTGCTCGTAACCTTCTAATAGATCGATCGCCTCAAAACCCAGGCGGCCATGAAAGTGCTGCAGGATCTTGAGCGCCAGCGAGTGCAGGGTAAAAGCCTCCAGCCTCCCCAGCACGCCCTGCTGGTGCAGGCGCTGGTTGATCCGGGCCGCAAGGTGCGCCCGCGCCGAGCGCATATAAGTAAAGATCCCCAGCCGCTCAGGCGGAACACCGCGCTCGACCACCAGCTCGACAATCAGCGCTTCGAGCGTAAAGGTCTTGCCGCTGCCGGGGACCGCCGAGATACCCAACCGGCCCCCCGCGTAGCGCAGCACCTCGCGCTGGGCCGGTCGCAAAATGGTTTCGCTCAGTAGCACGCTCGCTCCTGGACAAACGTCCCTGCGCAGGCGATCTTAAACCGTCCTGGCGGGCGCAGTAAAGTACTGCTTGCAAACCACTGCTCTCAGCGCTAAGCTTTTAGACGATTTGCTGTGACTCGCTGAGTCGTAGCATCCTGTGCGCCTCCTGTCCGGATTTCCACTTGTGGAATTGTCTAGCTTACCTATGCTCCAGTGTGATCGCCTCTGTCGGCAGGGAGCATGAAATCCGGAGTATGTCGGTTTCCGCCGCCCCGGCCCACCGTCGGGGCGGTTACTTTTTAATCAGCTGCCCAACGGCAGAGCCGCTCGAACAGGGCGTTCGGCTCAAGCTTCACGGTTTTTCCGCCCTCGACGCGCAGCGCCTCCGACTGGCCGACGAACTGCTTGCCACAGGCTCTAGCAGTAAATACTCGAATCAAAAAGCGGTCATCGCTGCAGCCGGTGGCGACGAATATCTGGCCCGGTTCGAGTTCCTGGGCGAGGGTGTCGGTGCGGCTGCTCTCTCGATCGACTTCGATGTAGGCTCTACCGGAGAGGGCACTTTCGATTTCAAGGCGCACCAGAGCGCTCGCCCGGCAGCGGTTGACAGGTTCATCCGCCAGGGACGGGACTGCCAGAAGCGCGCCGGCAGACAGAACAACGAAAGCCAGATGGGTAGATAGCCAGTTGCTGCTCGCGAACATGAGCACTTTCTCATGCCTGTTTCAGTAACACTTTAACTGCTCCTTCGAGACTGGAAACAGGATTAGCCCAGGTGCGCAGACGCCGGCTAACCGTGTGCAGAAGGAGGTAACCTATGTTCAGTTCAAAGCAGCTCCGCCCGCCCTGGCGCGTGGGGCTGGCTGCCGGTGCGCTCGGCATATTGCTGGGCGCGGCCAGCCCTGCCTGGTCGGTTCAGCTTGCCAGCGGAAAGACCTATTTTCTGAATGTGCCCAAGTTGCTCAACACCACGGCTTATAACCGGGTGATCAACTTTCAGTCCAACTTTGTCTTCACGATCGCTGTGCCTGCCAACGCCGGCGAGCCGCTCAAGCGGGTCGAGATCGACCTGGGCGATTACGGTACGGACATGTACCTGGATCTGAATCGCTCGCTGGTGGTTCAGGCCGATCAGCCCGATCAGCGCTACGCGATCGAGAAGATGAGCCGCGACCCCGATCCGCGCAAGCCGGTGGTCTCGCTGTCGCTGGCTGAGCCGGTACCTCCCGGCAACACCGTGCGCCTGGAGTTATTTGTCGCTGTCGGGCCGCGTATCGGCGGCACCCACTTGTTCGGGGTGACAGCCTATCCGCCTGGAGAGAACGCCCACGGCCAGTTTCTTGGTTTTGGGCGCACCCGGATCGACGACAACTGATTTACGGGCCTCTCTTTGGGGAAGGACGGGGGGCCGGTTGGCCCCCTTTTTTTGGAAGACCTTCCCTGCGGCCCCTCACCCCCAGCCCCTCTCCCACAAGGGAAGACAAGCCTGCAACTGACTTCACCCATCCCCTCTGCAGCCCAGTGACAGTGAACCCCCCCTCTTCTCCTCTGCCCGGCGGGGCAGGGGAGGAGAGCGGGGGGCAGGGGGGGTGTGGAGGGGTGGGGACGGTTTTAGAAGTACCCAAAAAAGCAAAAGAACGATTAGCTCCCAAAATCTGCTTCCCCCACTCCAGCCCAAAACCGCGCTTTGAGCCTGTTTCAAAACTGCCCCGTCGCCGCCCGAAAAGTGGCCAGCGCCCGCTCGTAATCGGCCTGGGCGTCGATCTGCCGGGTGCGGGCGCTAGCGGCGGCCCGCTCGCGCTGGTTGACCAAAAACAGGGTACTGTCGCCCAGGGCAAAGCGGTCGCGCTCGCCCTGCTCCAGCTGGATAGCGAGCTGTACTTCCTGCTCGGCGTTGCGGTAGCGCTCGTAGGCAGCGTCGATAGCCGCCGCCGAGTCGGCGACGTCGGTGAGGATGCGCTGGCGCTCGTCGAGCGAGTCGAGGTCGATCTTCTGCATCTTGAGCTGTGCCTGGGCGATCAGACCGTCGGCGGTGCGCTGGGCGAGGGGCAAGCTCACCGCCACCCCAAATTTGAAGGTGGCTCCGACCGAGTTGGTGCCGGTGTCGATGCCGGGGCTGAGGTAGAGGTCGATGCCCGGCAGGCGCTGGTTTTCGGCGAGGGCCAGATCCAACCGGGCGCTCTCGCGCAATAGCTGCAGCTGCTGCAATTCGGGACGTCGCTCAATCGCCTGCTGCTGGGCAGTGTCGATCATCCCTTCCGGTAGAGCCACCGGCTCTGCGAGAGTGACAGGCAGCCGGGAGATGTCCGGTGGCTGGGGCGGGTTGCCGTCCGCCTGCCACAGATAGAGCGAGAGTTTGAACGCTTCTTTTTGGGCGTCGCGCTCGGCTTTGACCAGGTCGCCCCGGCGCAACTGCACTTCTTGATTGGCTTCGACGGCGTCGATAGAAGGCAGATCGCCTGAACCAATGCGGTTGCCCACCGCTTCGGCGCGCTGTTGGGCGAGGGCGAGCAACTGGCGGGCCACCAGCAGCTTGCGCCCGGCTGCTACCCAGTCCCAGTAGCTGCTGGCCGCCTTGAGCTTGAGCTGCTGGCGAGTCTGCACCAGCTGGGCAGCGCTGAGCGGTTCGCCCAGTTCGGCCTGCCTTTCGGCGACGACCTTTTCGTTGAGGCCGAGGCCGCGCAACAGCGGCACCGAGAAGGCGACGAAGTATTCGCCGGTGTCGCCGGTCGAGGAGAGGGGCGACTTGACGTTGCCGATGTTGTAGCGCGCTCCGACCGCGTACTTGATGCCGGTGCGGGTCGGAAATTCGAAGCTGAGGGTGTTTTGAAACGCGCTGGCGAATCTGCCCCGGCTGGAGGTGCTGTTGTATTCGAGATATTCGCTGGCGGCGGTGAAGGCCGGGTCGAAGGCTCCCTGCTTTTCGAGCCGTTTGGCCGAAGCGATGCGCCGCTCGAGGTTTGTGCCGAGCAGCTTCGGATGGTACCGCTCGACGCGGGTGAGCACTTCTTCGAGCTGGAGCGGTTGGGGCGTTTCCGGCTGGGCCCAAACCGGCTGGAGTGCCAGACAGCTCAGTACAGCCGCGATGGGAATGGCGCGGTGGTAAGCCATAAAGGTGGTTCTAGCTCTTGGTCTTGGTCTTGACGGGCTGGGCCTGGATGGTGGGCGGAAAGGCATTAAATTGCCGCCACAGCTCAAAACCCAAGGAGACGGTATCGAGCATGATCCAGCCGGTCGCCTCGGTGCCGGGGCGCAGGTACTGGGCACCGGGCCAGGGCTGCTCGCCCCGCTCGCGCACCGCCTGCGGGTCAGGCACGACGATCACCCGGTAGCGGCTGCTGCCGTCGTCGATGGCGTCGATCACCGCCACCCGGCCCGCAAAAGTACCGACGGCGACGGAGGGCCAGCCGACGAACTGAACGGCGGGCCAGCCGGCAAACTGCAGCCGGACCTGCCGCCCTGGGGCGACCAGGGGCGCGTCGTTGTCAGAAAGATACAGCTCCACTGCCCGGTCGTTCGTCTCCGGAGCGACGATGGCGAGCACGTCTCCTGCCTTGACCGTCTCGCCGGGGCCGACTTTGAGCAACCGCACGACCACACCGGCACTGGGGGCGCGCACGATGCGCTGCAGGTTGCGACCGCGCAGGTTGGCGATATCGACTTCGAGCTTGAGGATGTCGCCCTCGATCGTGGCCAGACTCTCGCGGGCACTGGCGAGGGAAGCGCGGGTGCTGGCGAGGGAAGCAGCGGTGTCAAAGACGACTTTTTGCTGGTCGAGCCTGCCAATCGATACGTCGCGCCGGGCTGCGTCGAGGGCAGCCTGGGCCCGCTCGCGCTCGGTGCGGGCGCGCTCAAAATCGAGTTCTGCCAGCTCTAGATCGCGCCGGGAACGCAGCCCTTTGGCGTTCAGTTCCTGCAGGCGCTTGCGGTTGAGTTCGGCGGTGGTGTAGCTGGCAGCAGCGGCGGCGAGTGCCTCGCGGGCGGAGCGCTGGCGGTCTACACTCTGGCGGGCCTTCTCACCGGCTGTAGGAATGGCGACGCTGCGCGACTGCTCGATCGCGCCTATCTGACCAGCCAGCTCCGCGATGCGTCCCCGGGCGGCGTCGCGCTTGCGCACGAGAGTCAGCCGCTGCTGCTGGAGGCGGGTGAGCTGGTCGCTATCGAGAAACTTGGCATCGAGGTCGCTCAGCTCAGCTAGAACTGTGTTGGCTTTTACTGCCTGTCCCTCCCGGACGTGCCAGCGCACCAGCCTGCCGGGAATCTGGGCCTCGACTCCCTGGGGCCGCTGCATGGGCGAGAGGACCATCACCTTGCCCTTGCCCGCCACCGACTGCTGCCAGGGAATGAGCCCCAGGCCCAGACCCACCATTACGACGAGCAGAATGAGCACGGTGGCAAGGACAAATAGAGGTGCGGGCGAGACCAGTTGGCCCAGGGAGCGCAGCTGGGGAGGCGATTTGTAGCGTTCGGGCAGCAGTCCGGTCATAGAGAAATAGCCAGATTGGGGAACAAGGCGGCAAAGCGGCTCGTGGAGCGGCGGCTCAGTTCAACTGGGCTGCCGGATTCGACGATCCGGCCATCGGCGAGCACGTGCACGATCTCGGAGCGGGTGACCACCTCCGGGTCGTGGGAGATGTTGAGCAGCGTCCAGCCGTGGGAGCGGCTGTAGATGTGATCGAGGATGGCGAGCTTGTCGCACTCGTCGATGCCGGTAAAGGCTTCGTCGAGGATCAACAGCTGCGGGCGGGCCACCAGGGCGCGGGCGATGAGCAGCCGCTGGGCCTGGCCGCGCGAGAGGTTGCGCCCGCCGCTGACGAGCTGGGTGCGCAGACCCTCCGGCAACTTAGCAAGTTCGTCGCTCAACTGCGAAACTTCCAGTGCCCAGACGACATCCTCGTAGCGGATAAAAGAGCGCCCGAGCACGATATTCTGCTCGATGCTGCCTTCAAAAATTTCATCGTCGGTGTCGCCCACCAGACCCACGACCCGGCGCAGATCGTCGAGGTCGGCGTCGCGCACTTCGACGCTATTGATGCTCACAGTGCCCTGGTCCGGCTGGCGCAACCCCCACAAAAGCCCACTCAGGGTCGATTTGCCGGCCCCGCTGGTGCCGACGAGGCTGACGCGCTCGCCGGGTTTCAAGCTCAAGTGGAGCTGGTCGAGCACCGCCATGCCCTGGCGGTAGCCGAAGCGCAGGTTGCGGCAGTGGACGCTCGCTCCCTCGCCTGGCCGGTGCAGCATCGAGCGGCCCCCCCGCCGCTCGATGGGCAAATCGGTGGCCTGGGCAAGCTTTTCGAGGCTGGTGAGCAGATCGTAGAGATCTTCGAGCGAGCGGATGAGCTTCTCCTGGGCGGAGAGCACCGTGAGCACCACCAGTTCCGCCGCCACCAGCTGGCCCAGCGTCAGCTGGCCACCGATCACAAGCCAGCCGCCGATGGCGAGAATACCGGCGTTGGCCACCGCCCGAAACAGGTAACTGCCCACCGCCTGGCGGAAGAGCACCCGAAAGTGGCTGCGGCGCGCCTGGATATAATCGAGCACCAGCGCGTCGGCGCGTTCGAGGGCAAAACCGGAGACCCCACTCACCTTGAAGCCGGTCTGGCAGCGCCCCAGCTCCTCCAGCCACTCCGCCACCCGGTACTTGCCCGAGGATTCCTTGAGGCTCGATTCGAGTCCGCCTACCCCCAGGCCCAACCAGACAAAGCCGACAAAAAGAATAAACGCGAGGTTGAAGGCGAGCAGATAGGGGCTGTAGACCGCCAGCAGCAATAGCCCCACCAGAATCGAGAGCGCTGCTGCCGGGACGGTGAGCAGGAGCTTGGCAAGCGTCTTCTGAGCGGTGACCACATCGAAGAAGCGGTTGACCAGCTGCGGTCCGTAGCGATTTTCGAGCGCCGCCTGACGCACAAAAGGCAAACGCGCTGCCAGCCTGAGGGCGATGCGGGCAAAGATCCGCTGCTGCAGCCGCTCGGCAATCACCATCTGCAACAACTGCAATAGCCCGGCAAAGGTGAGGCAGCCCAGGACGATGAGCGTCAGGACCACCAGTGGCTGCAACAGCACGCCGGTGGCGATCGTGTTGACCACCGCCGAAGCGGCCAGCGGCACCGCCAGCGAGAGCACGCCGACAATCAGCGTATAAGCGCCGATCGCCACCAGATCCCGCCAGTCCTGGCGCAATAGCCTCAAAAGCCGCCCGTAGGGACCAGGATTGCCCGGCTGCTCCGAGCGCCAGAAGTCGCTGAGCAGATCTGCAGCGTCGTGAGCTGGTCTCATCAAGGGCACCACCTTTTCCAGGAACATGCCGGAGCCTCCTTGCGGGCGAGAAACGATCCGCTCTTGTCGTCGATCTTCAAGATTCTTCGTAAAGCGTTCATGAAGAAAAGATGAGAAGCTTCACATGCGTGCCTGGCGCAGGCGATAGCCCATGCCGCGCACGGTTTCGATGCGGTCGGTACTGAGTTTGCGGCGCAGGTAACCGACGTAGACATCGACGATGTTGGAGCCGGGGTCGTAGTCGTAGCCCCAGACGCGGCTGAGCAGGTGTTCGCGGCTCATCACCTGGCCCGGATGGCGCAGGAAGGTCTCCGCCAGGGTAAATTCGCGCGCCGACAGCTCGACGGTGCGGCCACTCACCGTCACCCTGCGGGTGCGCAGATCGAGGCTGATATCGCCGGAATTCAGGCTAAATTGCTCGTTCTGCCAGCCAGGGGTGGGCGGACGCAGCCGGGCGCGCACGCGGGCGAGCAACTCCTCGAAGCGAAAGGGCTTGGTCACGTAATCGTCTGCCCCGGACTCGAAACCTGCAACTTTATCGCTCACATCGTCGCGGGCGGTGAGGATAATCACCGGCAGCCTTTCGCCGCGCCCGCGCAGCTCCTCGAGCACCGCCAGACCGTCCTTGCCCGGCAAGCCGAGATCGAGAATCATCAAGTCGAAGTGTTCGCCTGAGGCCAGATGGACGGCCTCCTGGCCATTCTGGACAACGGTGGTGGTAAAACCGCTGGCGCGCAGGCCCTTTTCTAAAAAGTCGGCAATGCGCGTCTCATCCTCGGCAATCAAAATGCGATTCACCAGAACCTCCTGTGTGTGATTAGTGTCTGAGGGGCTGCAGATCGTCGGTAATCTGCCCCGGCGGATCGAGCGGCACGATCACGATGAAGGTCGCTCCTTTGCCCACCTCGCTTTCGAGTTGCACGCTGCCGCCGTGGGCAGCAGCGATGGCGCGCACGATCGCAAGGCCGAGGCCGCTGCCCTCGTAGTGGCTGGCACTGCCGCGCTCGAAGCGCTCGAAGATGCGCTGGTGGTCCTCCGGTGCGATGCCCGGTCCACTGTCACTCACCCACACATGTACCCATCGACCCCGCAGCGCCGTACCGATCGCGATGCGATCGCCGGGGCGCGTCTGCTTGACGGCGTTCTGGGCCAGGTTCATCACGGCCTGGGTCAACCGCTGGCGGTCGGCGACGACCTGGCCGCTGCCCTGCGCCTCGATGCACCAGCGGCGCGGTGCCAGTGCCCGCGCTTTGGCCAACAGCTCGTCGGTCAGATCGCCGATATCGACGAGTTCGAGAAACAAAAAATCGGGCCGCTCCGCCTTAGCCAGCAACAACAGATCCTCGACGAAGCGATTGATCCGGTCGAGTTCGTCCTGCACCAGGGCCATCGTCTCGGCCCGCTCCGCCGGGTCGTCGCCCATCAACTCAAGGTGGCCCCGGATGATCGTAATCGGCGTGCGCAACTCGTGGCCAGCGTCGCTGATGAACTGCCGCTGGCTGGCAAAGGCGTTTTCGAGCCGGTCGAGCATCTGGTTAAACGTAAGGGCCAGCTCCCCGAGTTCGCCGGGATCGTCGATGGCAAGGCGCTGTGTCAGGTCCGTCTCGCTGATGCTGTGGGCCGTCTCCGCCAGGAGCCTGAGGGGGGCGAGCACCCGACCGGCGGTAATCCAGGCGAGGGTAGAAGCAAGGACCATCACCGCCAGAAACACCTGGGCGACGAGCTGGACAGACCTTTCGACTTCCTGGCGCTCGCAGGAGATGCAGTAGGCGACGACCAGCGTGCCCTGCAGGCGGCCCTCGAACTGTAGCGGCACGGAGATATAGAGAAATTTTTCGCCCATCGAACTGCTGCGCGTTCCCTCTTCCTGGAGCTGCAGCCGTCCCCAGTAATCCACCAGCGCTCCACTGGCGCGCAGCGAACCGGGAAACGCCTCGGGCATCGTCCGGTAAAGCCGTCCGCCGATAAAGGCGAGGGTAAATTCGTTGTCGTGGGCAATATAGCGCTCAAAGTAGCGATCAAATACCTGGGCAGCAGACTGATTGCGGCTCCGGTTTTTGGCCAGCAGCTGCATCTGGGCGGCCTCCCGCTCCAGCGACTGCTCCAGCCGTTCCTGCAGCTGCAAAAATAAAATTTCGCGCACCGCCAGGATCGATATCAGACCGCACAGGGCGATCAGAACTACATACCAGGCCAGAATGCGCGTGCGCACACCCGTCAGCAGTTTCTGACAGAAACTTCTAATCATCAGCCAGAAACTCTTGCCAGAACGCAGATCTCGCTGCACGCCCACGATCGCTCTCTCAAAAAGGTGCAACTGTGAACCGATTCCACAGAACCTGCAGGTGCAGAGACAGGTTCCTTCCTGCTCCGCCAGATCGTAGAGGCCGATTCATCTCTCTTCAACTTTGATGATAATCCAAATTATTTCTTTATAAGATGAGAGACTTCTCATCTTGCTTTTAGGCACCTTTCATCCCATTGATGACGGCGATTCGGTCGGTTGATCGTAGAAAAATACCCGCTCAAAGCATCTGTAAAGAAAGCTGAGCGATGATTACAACAAGCTTTACAGAAGGTAAGGAACTTCTCATGAATGTTTAATGCACGCTTCACAAAATGTTGTGAAACTCAGAATTAAGCCTGCAGGACGCAGGCACGAAGATTCTCCAAAGGAGGCTGTTATGAACCGTTTGATTGTCAGCGCGTTGCTTGGTGTTGCCCTGATTGCCCCGGCTGTTCCAGCAGCCGCCGATAGCGTCGCCACCGCCTCGGGCCTGAGCCGTCCGGCCCAGCTGTGGGAGCGCTCCAGCACCTACGTCCGCGACAAGTCCGTGCGCACGCAGATTCCTGGCAAGACGATCTCCGAGGTGATCGACCTGCAGAACCAGGTCAAGCCCCGCCTCTACAGCGTCAATGCTGCTTCGCCGTCCGCGACCCAGCAGGCGACCACCCCTGCCACCGGCAAGTCGCTGAGCTACGGCGTCGCTGAGCCGACCGATGCTGCCGCTGCCTCCTCGGTGACGACGAGTGCCCCGAGCGAGCAGGAGAAGGTAGCCGCCGGCAGCGGCATCGTCTTCAGTGCCGGTCAGCCCAAGGTGTGCATCGATAACCCCCGCTTCAACCCGGACAACGACGAGAGCGGACCCCGTGCCTCTGAGCCCTACACCGACAGCACCCCCTACGCGGGCACCCCGACCGCTGCTTTGAGCGCTGCCTGCCGCTAAGGCGCTGTCTGGCAGTAGTTAGTCACCTTCAAGACAACCGCACCCGCATCCTGGCTGGGGCTGCAGAACTTGCAGCCCCAGCCTTTTTTTGCGCTAGAGCAGCCGCAGCGGATCGACATCGACGCTGACGCCGATGCCAGGAGGTGTTGCGTAGAGGGCGAGCAGATCTTGCAGGCGCGCCCGTCCGGCGGCAGCGGCGGTATTTTTTATCAGCAGTTGCCAGCGGTAGCGATTCGCCACGCGCTCGACCGTACAGGGCGCAGGTCCAAGCAGCTGCCCTTCAAAGGCTCCATCGCCTTCGAGCATCGTCGCGAGCGCTTCGGCGGCGGCGATCACCCACTGCTGCTCGCTGCCCGTTATCTGCAAACAGATGAGCTGTTCGTAGGGCGGATAACCCAGTGCCCGGCGCTCAGTCAGTTCACTCGTTGCAAAGCGGCGGTAGTCGTGGCCACTCGCCGCCTGAACCACTGGATGCTCCGGAGCGTAGGTCTGGAGGATCACCCGGCCCGGCTCCTCGCCCCGCCCCGCCCGGCCCGCCACCTGGGTAAGCAGTTGAAAGGCCCGCTCACCGGCTCGAAAATCCGGTTGATTGAGGAGGCCATCGGCGGCCAGAATCCCTACCAGTGTCACCTGGGGCAGGTCCAGGCCCTTGGTGAGCATCTGGGTGCCCACGAGAATATCGGCCTGCTGGCGGGCGAACTGTTCGATGATCGCTCTGTGGCCATCTTTGCGGGCGGTGGTGTCGCGGTCGAAGCGCAGGACGCGCAGGGCCGGGAACTGTTCGGCCAACTGGGCGGCGATGCGCTGGGTACCGGCTCCGAAGTAGCGCAGGTTGGGCGAGCGGCAGTGGGGACAGTGGCGCGGTTGGGGACGGCCATAGTTGCAGTAGTGGCAGCGCAGGTGCTCGCCGCTTTCGAGGCGGTGGTAGGTGAGCGAGACGGCGCAGTTGGGACAGCGCAGCGTCTCGCCGCAGCTGCGGCAGAGCACGAAGGTGCTGTAGCCCCGCCGGTTGATAAATAAAATTCCCTGGCGACCGGCGGCGTGCATCTGCTGGAGCGCCTGCTGCAGCGTGCGGCTAAAGGGGGTGAGGTTGCCCCGATCCAATTCTTCGCGCATATCGACCACTTCGACCGCCGGTAAGGGCCGCTGTGCCACCCGCTCGTTCATCTGCAGGTGCAGGTACTGCCCTTCGGCAGCAGCTCTAAAACTGGCCAGATCCGGTGTGGCGGAGCCTAAAAGCAGCGGGCAGCCGCACAACTCAGCGCGCCAGAGGGCGACGGTGCGGGCGTGGTAGCAGGGGGCGGGCCGGTCCTGCTTGTAGGAGCCATCGTGCTCTTCGTCGAGCACGATAAGCCCCAGCCTGGGCAGCGGCGCAAAGATCGCCGAGCGGGTACCGACGACGACCTGCGGCTCGCCGGTGAGCATCCGCCGCCAGCCGTCAAAGCGCTCGCCCTCCGACAGGGCCGAGTGATAGATCTGCACCTGCTCGCCAAAGCGTGCCCGGAAGCGATCGCCCAACTGGGGGGTGAGGCCAATCTCAGGCACCAGCACCAGGGCCGACTCGCCCCGCGCCAGCACCGGGGCAATCGCCTGCAGGTACACCTCGGTCTTGCCCGAACCCGTCACCCCTTCTAAGAGCACCGGCCCCGGCGGAGCAGTGTTCAACTTTTCGAGCACCCACTGCTGGGGCGGTGTGAGGATCTTGGGTGCATCGGCGGGAACGGCGTGGTGGGCAGAGCGGAACACCTGGCGCTCGAAGAGGCGCAGGTGCCCGAGCCTGTCGAGGTTCTGGATAAGCGAGCGGGTCGTGTGCGCCGCCTCCACCAGTTGCTCGACGCTCGCCTCGCCGCCCAGCCGTCTGAGGCAGTGGATCACCTCGCGCTGCCGGGGAGTGAGGCCGCTCGGGCCGCCGGTAAGGGCGACGTACTGGCGGGTGCGGGGCCGGACCCGTTCACCGGCGGCAAAATAACTTTCGATGAGCCCGCGCGCCAGCAGTTCTTTGAGCGCCTGCTGGCCCTCCGGCAGTTGCTGGACGCAGAAGCGCCAGCTGAGGTCACTGCTTTTTTGGGCCTCTAAAAACTGAAGCGCCGCTTTTGCCCCGGTGCTCAGGCCCCACTCCGCCATCGGGCTGACTGGACGAACCAAGCGCAACCGGCGGCGCGCCCGACTCAAGATCCCCGGCGGCAGGGCCGCCTCGATTACCCGGCTCAGGGGCGTGAGGTAGTACTCCGCCACCCGCACCAGCAAGGGCCAGAGCGTGGCCGGAAAGAACCCAGATCCCAGCACCGCCTCGACGGTCTTGAGCCGCTGAGCGTCCAATCCGGCGGGCAACTCTTCGAGGCAACCGACGACAATCCCGCCCACCGACTGACCGCCGAAGGGCACGCAGACGATATCGCCCTCGGCGGCAGCCATGTCCGCTGCCAGCCTGTAGGTGTAGGTGCGCTCGCGCACCGGCGCATCGACGAGCACCTGTACCCAGCACGAGCGGTGCAGGGCTTCTTTGAGCAGGGGAGTCTCCATGCTCCGCTTCTCGCAACTTCGCTCATCGTACCTGGAGGGACGCTAAATATGGAGTGCCACCGGCTGCCGGACGCCAGAAATTGTCTTCCAGGGCACCGGAGAGGACAGAAAAGCTACAAAAGATGTATGCTCCTTACTTTTTTAGGCACCAGCAGCGGCACACCGACCCTGGCGCGCAACGTGACGGCAATTGCCCTGCAGTTGCCGCAGCGCAGTAGCCTGTGGCTGTTTGACTGCGGCGAGGGCACCCAGCATCAGGTGCTGCGCACGCCCCTCAGGTTGAGCCAGCTTGAGAAGATTTTTTTTACCCACCTGCACGGCGATCACCTCTTTGGCACGGTGGGCCTGCTCGCGAGCCGCGCTCTGGGTGGGGCGGGTACGACCCCGGTGACGCTCTACGGCCCGCCGGGATTGCAGGAGTACGTCAAGGCCACCCTCCGCTACAGCGACACCCACATCAACTATCCGATTCACTTTCAGACCGTCGAGCCGGGGCTCATCGCAAGCAGCGACGGCTTCACCGTGCTCGCCAACAGCCTCAAGCACCGCATCCCGGCCTTTGGCTACAGCGTGATCGAGGACGACCAGCCGGGCCACTTCGACGCCGAGCGGGCTGCCGCCCTGGGGGTTCCTTTTGGTCCCCTCTACGGCCAGCTCAAATCGGGCCAGAGCATTACCCTGGCGGACGGACGGGTCATCGATGGCCGCACGCTGGTCGGTCCGGCCCGCAGGGGCCGCAAGTTGACCTACTGCTCGGACACGATCTACACCCGGCAGGCGGTCGAGCTGGCGCTCAATGCCGATGTGCTCGTCCACGAGGCGACTTTTTTGACCAGTGAGTTGAACCTGGCGGAGCGCGCCCTGCACTCGACGGCGGCGATGGCGGCCCAGGTCGCTTCTGAGGCGCGGGTGGGACAGCTCATCCTCACCCA harbors:
- the rnz gene encoding ribonuclease Z, producing MLLTFLGTSSGTPTLARNVTAIALQLPQRSSLWLFDCGEGTQHQVLRTPLRLSQLEKIFFTHLHGDHLFGTVGLLASRALGGAGTTPVTLYGPPGLQEYVKATLRYSDTHINYPIHFQTVEPGLIASSDGFTVLANSLKHRIPAFGYSVIEDDQPGHFDAERAAALGVPFGPLYGQLKSGQSITLADGRVIDGRTLVGPARRGRKLTYCSDTIYTRQAVELALNADVLVHEATFLTSELNLAERALHSTAAMAAQVASEARVGQLILTHFSPRYENCPAAIRAEAEAIFPNVLLAEDFWRFEIQAKAASI
- a CDS encoding sensor histidine kinase, translating into MGVQRDLRSGKSFWLMIRSFCQKLLTGVRTRILAWYVVLIALCGLISILAVREILFLQLQERLEQSLEREAAQMQLLAKNRSRNQSAAQVFDRYFERYIAHDNEFTLAFIGGRLYRTMPEAFPGSLRASGALVDYWGRLQLQEEGTRSSSMGEKFLYISVPLQFEGRLQGTLVVAYCISCERQEVERSVQLVAQVFLAVMVLASTLAWITAGRVLAPLRLLAETAHSISETDLTQRLAIDDPGELGELALTFNQMLDRLENAFASQRQFISDAGHELRTPITIIRGHLELMGDDPAERAETMALVQDELDRINRFVEDLLLLAKAERPDFLFLELVDIGDLTDELLAKARALAPRRWCIEAQGSGQVVADRQRLTQAVMNLAQNAVKQTRPGDRIAIGTALRGRWVHVWVSDSGPGIAPEDHQRIFERFERGSASHYEGSGLGLAIVRAIAAAHGGSVQLESEVGKGATFIVIVPLDPPGQITDDLQPLRH
- the priA gene encoding primosomal protein N' encodes the protein METPLLKEALHRSCWVQVLVDAPVRERTYTYRLAADMAAAEGDIVCVPFGGQSVGGIVVGCLEELPAGLDAQRLKTVEAVLGSGFFPATLWPLLVRVAEYYLTPLSRVIEAALPPGILSRARRRLRLVRPVSPMAEWGLSTGAKAALQFLEAQKSSDLSWRFCVQQLPEGQQALKELLARGLIESYFAAGERVRPRTRQYVALTGGPSGLTPRQREVIHCLRRLGGEASVEQLVEAAHTTRSLIQNLDRLGHLRLFERQVFRSAHHAVPADAPKILTPPQQWVLEKLNTAPPGPVLLEGVTGSGKTEVYLQAIAPVLARGESALVLVPEIGLTPQLGDRFRARFGEQVQIYHSALSEGERFDGWRRMLTGEPQVVVGTRSAIFAPLPRLGLIVLDEEHDGSYKQDRPAPCYHARTVALWRAELCGCPLLLGSATPDLASFRAAAEGQYLHLQMNERVAQRPLPAVEVVDMREELDRGNLTPFSRTLQQALQQMHAAGRQGILFINRRGYSTFVLCRSCGETLRCPNCAVSLTYHRLESGEHLRCHYCNYGRPQPRHCPHCRSPNLRYFGAGTQRIAAQLAEQFPALRVLRFDRDTTARKDGHRAIIEQFARQQADILVGTQMLTKGLDLPQVTLVGILAADGLLNQPDFRAGERAFQLLTQVAGRAGRGEEPGRVILQTYAPEHPVVQAASGHDYRRFATSELTERRALGYPPYEQLICLQITGSEQQWVIAAAEALATMLEGDGAFEGQLLGPAPCTVERVANRYRWQLLIKNTAAAAGRARLQDLLALYATPPGIGVSVDVDPLRLL